In Lineus longissimus chromosome 7, tnLinLong1.2, whole genome shotgun sequence, a genomic segment contains:
- the LOC135491085 gene encoding uncharacterized protein LOC135491085 — translation MAEGKDNGKKRKPNFSETEKLRLIEAYEHEKVVLSAKFSTNVTSRKKHEAWQRIAGALNSRNTLVHRTVAEIQKKWQHLTSAAMKDEYRKHRKESQKTGGGPPPNEPSIISKKIYSLLGEDDPSLYGIEGGIDSMNPSTEMGKVPIPEKGSCSRSTTPTSPAPDTADLGTAIESPDDEIPGPSYKSAQCSHVSENNRKRKRVADGDADLLVLQKELLVLEKERATLEIEKLKLEKQKLVLEIEILNRKKNGHGSEHETDQSENVGRMATWPTYPPPRYMNM, via the exons ATGGCTGAAGGAAAGGATAACGGGAAGAAGAGAAAACCAAATTTCAGCGAGACGGAAAAATTAAGACTTATTGAGGCTTACGAACATGAGAAGGTGGTACTTAGTGCTAAATTCTCAACTAATGTGACATCACGAAAAAAGCATGAGGCATGGCAAAGGATTGCTGGCGCACTCAACAGCCGAAACACGTTGGTGCATCGAACAGTTGCAGAGATCCAAAAGAAATGGCAACATCTCACCAGCGCCGCTATGAAGGATGAGTACAGAAAACATAGAAAGGAAAGCCAAAAGACAG GAGGAGGACCACCGCCAAACGAACCGTCAATTATCTCAAAGAAGATTTACAGCCTGCTCGGGGAAGACGATCCTTCTTTATATGGAATCGAGGGTGGCATAGACAGTATGAATCCTTCTACAGAAATGGGGAAAGTACCAATCCCAGAAAAAGGAAGTTGCAG TCGCTCCACAACTCCCACGAGCCCGGCTCCAGACACAGCAGACCTTGGCACCGCAATAGAATCACCCGACGACGAAATACCTGGCCCAAGCTACAAATCTGCCCAGTGTAGCCACGTATCTGAAAATAACAGAAAGAGAAAGAGAGTTGCAGATGGTGATGCTGACCTACTTGTTTTGCAGAAGGAGCTATTAGTTCTAGAGAAGGAAAGAGCTACACTTGAAATAGAGAAATTAAAGCTTGAGAAACAAAAACTAGTTCTGGAAATTGAAATCTTAAACAGGAAAAAGAATGGTCATGGTTCTGAACATGAAACAGACCAGAGTGAAAATGTTGGCCGCATGGCAACATGGCCAACATATCCACCACCgagatacatgaacatgtaa